Part of the Engystomops pustulosus chromosome 4, aEngPut4.maternal, whole genome shotgun sequence genome is shown below.
caatatttttgttttctttttgctcGGACAGGTGTGAAGAGCGTGGAAGATTCCTCTCTGCTTCCAAGTTTCCCAATCTTCAGACCCTGAATCCTTCTCCCACCTCGGGGTATATAAGGCAATGCTATCTCTGTGGTTGAGAAGGTAAAACCATCATATGACTCCAGGGTCCTCTTCAGGCCCTTAAGATTGACGACAAGGAACAGATCCCCTGACTGTTCAGCCTTTGGCCTTACTACTGAAGAAAATGCTCCTGCTCTTAGTAATCCTGGCTGCCTCCTCTGTGAGGCCAGCTCCATTCTTTGAAGacatggaggaagaggaggagggatctaCCTATCTACGTCTGGACACAGATCATGGTGGACCTCAAGTGACTTCTGTTTCTGGGAATCATAGAGCTCCTCCTCTGTCTTTCCTCAACAATCCTTTTATTAAAAGGGACCAAGCTGATTCCTTCAAGCCAGTTTTCCAAGGAGCAGCCAGAGATCCTTCAAATGACGACATGGAAGAAGAAGCCATGAAAAGGAAACTTGTCTGGGAGAATGCCATCCGGAAGGAGGAAAGCAGGTCGCGCCCTGACCAGGTGCTGCCAATCGAACAAGATGCCCTGAAGAGATCAAGG
Proteins encoded:
- the LOC140128138 gene encoding DAN domain family member 5-like, producing MLLLLVILAASSVRPAPFFEDMEEEEEGSTYLRLDTDHGGPQVTSVSGNHRAPPLSFLNNPFIKRDQADSFKPVFQGAARDPSNDDMEEEAMKRKLVWENAIRKEESRSRPDQVLPIEQDALKRSRCNALPFIQNIFRKNCAPVRIPNKFCFGQCNSFYVPGWPSGLSQPCTSCAPTRSRRITVPLHCRGGRLSWEEVVLIEECDCETRYDRIGSDEGFLPVSSEQD